In Diabrotica undecimpunctata isolate CICGRU chromosome 9, icDiaUnde3, whole genome shotgun sequence, the DNA window AGTAACTCGACATTAGAAGAGTGTTTGGTTTGTTCAGATGCCAAAAGGGACATCCTATTCCAGCCTTGCAGTCACGTCACTTGCTGCTCAGCCTGTGCACCAAGAGTGAAGAAATGTCTCATTTGTAGAGAATCTGTCGTCACTAGAACTAAGGTAAGTGAATCATTTAGTCAAAAGTCTTTCCTACTTTGAATATGCCACTTTTTCTAATCTTAAAAATGAAAATCTGTGTGAAACATCTCAAATTCAAACAACCATATCTTTCATTTTCAGATTGAAGAATGTTTAGTATGTTCTGATAAGAAATCATCAGTTCTCTTCAAACCTTGCAACCATATGTGTGCCTGCGAAAGCTGCTCACAGATAATGAAGAAGTGTGTGACATGTAGAGCACAAATCGAACAAATGGTACCAATAGCTGTATGTGCAGGAGGTCTGGGtactatttccgaagtggaggCTGATGTTGAAGAAGAAAGCAAACCATCAACGAGTGAAATTCCGGTAATACAAGGGCCTATAATGAACAATGGAGGTCGGGATACCATTGGTACTAATGATATACAGAAATTACAGCAACAGTTACAAGACATTAAGGAACAGGTAAATGATATATAACATTATTGGTTAGAAAACAACTTATATAACCAAGTTTTGGTGTGGAATGTTACTAAAACTATattttttccatggttacttaATAGAACATCTTTATTTTCAGACTATGTGCCCAGTTTGTCTCGACAGGCTTAAGAATATGATCTTTTTATGTGGACATGGACTCTGCCAGATGTGCGGCGATCAAATGACTGAATGTCCAATCTGCAGAAAGGCGGTGGAGAAAAGGATACTGCTTTATTGAGTAAAAATGTTGTTAACTTAGCtagaaagataaaaaatatgattttattataGTATTTCCATTTTGCGAATGTTTTCTCGTTTTCTCTGAAATATTTGACAAGTCAAGTGACTAGTTCTCGATTTCCTTTATTGAATTTACATACAGTTCCTACTCTGATGTGTTTGAGATAATTATGTGGCATACAGTAATCCCATGACTACATTATTTTCAATGCTGAAGGCAACCAGCAAATCTCAAATGCtatataagtatttgtattttttacgttttctattttctttattgcttTCCTTCGTTCTAACAGTAAATATAAATCTGATGCAACTTATATTCTATGTACAATCTGCAACATTTCTCATTTTTATACCATATTAGAACTCCTACCTTCAGTCACTTGATCAAATACTATTGTCCAACTCGAACTTTAGCATTGTTAACCAATTTTCGTTGTATTATGTTAAAAATGTGATCATATTTAATATTTCTAGTTGTTCATAATATGTTATctatgaaattatttttaaaatattagtttcacctgtaatttttattattagtatataCCCAAATGATACAAATGTTATTAATAGTTGTttgtattaatatattatttactcTGAGTTTTATTTTTTCCTCTTAACATTCTTTAAACACTATTTTATGAACTCTAGATAAACTGTGTTATGTTATAATGAGAGGACCGATTTACAACCTGGTGGCTATATACCCACTACAGTACAAGACCAGAATTGTCAAAGTCAAAAATTAAAACATACCTAACCTCAAATAATTATCCCAGAAgtgttaaaattatatttttcagatATGAGTAATAATACAACTGAAAGAGCTCTCAATCTTCTTAGGTATTTACCCAGAGTATGTATTGCAAACATTAGAGATAATCCTGGAGCTCGCAAAGTATGTACATTTTTGTTAACATAAAAGACATCCATTCCCTAAAGAGAGGTCAGTTGAATAATAAATCTTATGATTATTTTAGTGTACTAGAAGAGGTAGGGCCCAACACGGTGGAGATTACCACGGACATGGTAATAAAGGATCAAAGGCGAGGCAAAACTATACACGACTTGGTTATGAAACTGGAAACAATCCATTTTACCTGCGTTTTCCATGGGAACCATATTACAGAGGACACCAGTAAGTAATACCATTAAACTACATATATTTTTTGGTACTTTCTATTATTCATTTACCAATATTCTTCTTATTTTCAattgttttgtataaaaatatgtataattcCATATATTTACTGTTTGTCAATCATTTTGCAATTTTTCACATATTCTAGTAccaatttcaattaatattttagtttaaaaCGCCAATATCCACCTTTATCAATGTTGGATCTCCAAAAACTAATAGATACCAATCGTATAGATAGTACAAAGCCCATTGATTTAGTAGCAATCTTAAACActggcttgtttaaaatctacccAGATCAACATCATTTTGGAGTACAATTAACAGATGATGGTGCAGATATATTTGATGCCAAAATTAACCTTGAAGTCCAGTGGGCTACAGAACATGTTATAGCAGCAATTGAGAGAAAAGGTGGTGTTGTCACTTCTGCTTACTACGATCCACACAGTCTGCAGGCTATGGTTAATAGCAAGAAGTTTTTTGAAAGAGGTAATTACATAATTTTACAGTAAAAATGGTTCTATATGTACGAATTTTATACATTTCATACTCAAGGTCCTTCTAAAAAATTTGTACTATCTAAAATTATGTTTAGTAGAATTAAGTACACATTTCATTTCCACAAATGGGGCCTGTAACATTAAGAAAACTATCTTCTGCTTTAACTCCAACAAATGGTGGGATTCTGTCACCTGTaccataaattttttaatttgttttttgtggTGTCCAGTGtagtcttttttgtgttttttcatgaaatattttaacGTAGAACCAGCTTAAAGGCAAATTTCTGTGTTTTTCTACCAAATGAGATCTCTCCTAGTAGTGATACTTTTAAAAACTTGACCATAACTCCGAAAATGGCTTTGCAAGCTGAAAGCGATCATCTAGGAAATAAATGTGTACACACTTCGATTAAAAAATCTGTTTTACCAAAACTATAACCAATATTGGTATTTTTTACCAGTATAGTCATTTTGTTTTAACCCTTTTATTAACTATTGTTTCCCCATATCATTTTTCAACCCAATTACAagtcaaaaatttttaaataatgtgtGGTATATTACTAGAAGTTTAGAAAACTTTGTTTTTAGATCCAAACTCAGATTtattctactactactactactaaggatttccacagttttcactgtcttccttcactcaaccgttttctccaattttccctgtcattccagtctccagaTTTATTCTCCATTGCTAAATTATACacctataaaatatgtaaaagtgATTTCTCGTGATGTCCttacttaatttttcttttattttaggtATTCCAATACCCCGGAGAATGATGCCTCCCCCAGACGCCATAGAACATTACTCAGATCCAGCAAAGAGGGGATATTTGGCAGATCCCGAAAAGATATCCCAAGAGCGTCTAGTTTTAGCCCAGAAATATGGATAcaccttaccaaaaatagaagAAGATCCTCTATATGAGATGTTAATGGAAAGGAAAGATCCTAGGCAGATATTCTATGGTCTACATCCAGGTTGGGTGGTCAATTTGAGAGATAAAATTATACTTAAACCTTTGGAAGAGGAACTACAGGAATATTACGCTTCATAGGGTagtggtaaataaataaattagtatGATAAAGTTTTGAcaatttgttttacttttttatttgaaTTGGTAATTATATACCATATTTTTGGTCATTGATTGAATCTGTACTTCCACTTCCCTTTCTCATAAAAAATTTTGCACACTGCACTTAAAATGTTTCCAATTGTTCATTTAGCTGTTTTACATGACAATTGGCCTTTATCTTGAATACTTTGGATAttcttccttaatattatttTACTCTCTTAGTAATCAGTAGGGAATCTTTGTGCTCACTAAATTATCATAACATTATCACATTATCATAAGTTACTGTTTCTGTGAGTTATAAAAACTCATTCTCTTGTGCACAATTCTTAAGTTTCATTCTCAAATGAGCAGAAATTGTGAATATGTAGTGTGGTCCTAGAGATTGTTTGAAAGGAGTTTGTACCCCTCATATTTCCTTTTTCTAAGCTTGCCTTCACTGCTTGttcaagaaaaatataaagagCAAAGTTATGACCAATTACAGCATCTTGGAGCTGTTCCCTAAATATGTAATTAAGGAAATACATAGAGGAACAACTTTCCAgttgatttaaatcttcaatatTAAATATGTTCACAGTTAATAATAACACCAACTCTCCTGTCATTCTGACTTCTTTGTATCGAGTAAAGCCCCTTTGGTTCTGTTAATGAACATTTCTTGGACATAAAATTGCTCAAATCACTTCATTTGTTGTTTTTCTTCAATGATATGGAAAAGAAGATAGTATTCTTGGGAAAATTACTTAACATGTTGATTGAATCGTAATAGTTCTTTATAACATTTTCTGGAGTAATATTTACTTTCTCGTTTTACCAAAAACCATCACCAggattttgtttataattattttttcctTAGAATTAGTACCAATTTAGGCAATCTCAATTATGGATAAGTGCAATAATGGTTGCCTACATTCCAATATTTATAAATGTcaagaataaaattaaatctctgggcagactaaaagtggctggaaattactatacaaccaagcatacgtactcatagccaatattaatagtaaacaaactaaatagtaaataaaatagaactttgcgaattaccgacaatcgaTATTTATtcatctgcaccatataataaatagttatgttaaattataacaactaaaatatattttttaaatatatactacccaaaatttgaagggtctagtatacacttccactataacataacataacaatatctttatttttagaaaataatatacattccgtgaacataaaattatttaaaaaaaaacagtgtcacaaacgaaaatattatttacttattcctaaccgttacatatacaaatagtcctccacagaatatggctcaagagctaccagtaatttaaatatttgatgtttatacaaacttaatctttcctcccttttaataggttcaggcagtttattaaacaatttgatgcagcaataaagagcgtttttttctgttatacttaacctgtgtattggaattttataattatataacctggtatttactatactattgggctcaaagttcctaaagagtattttattcttatatagaaacagtaagcattcttgaataaatacagcgtaaactgttaacatattattactcctaaaataccctctacatgattccctactttttaagtcaaacataactctgattatttttttctgaaccagaaatacattatttatgtccctattgtggccaaaatttattagaccatatctaaattttgcttcaaaattagcatgatacactgtttttaatgagttactattcatgtatttttttagaactctaaagctgtaaatcactttactcaaagacatacataactggtcaacatgtttatcccaacataaaaaactgtcaatatataatcctaaacatttggtactgctgctaatatttaaagtgtcattatttacaataatactgtttggcatatctgaatgtgcataatttgtcttaaacaaaagaagatctgttttattttgatttaaaaccaacctattcatagaaaaccagtctttagctttctggaactctaaactagcattaacgcttagaacagacatgtctttaccactgactaaaatgtttgtatcatctgcataatttgttgtgctggaagtagtattagccactagaccatgaagatcattgatatagatcacaaacagtaaaggaccaatcacacttccttgtggtactccaatattgatagtgctttcagatgagatgcctatttcagtgtttttatgtatttttactaaatgtctcctatttgccaagtaggacttaaaccagttcaatgctggtccacgtataccatatttctccaatttatcaaataatgggtcatgcactaaacagtcatatgcctttgataggtccaaaaagagacccaaagccatatgatcaatctcagtacatttcaaaatatcccagacaaattgaaaaatcgcagtctgagttgattttccctgttgatagccatgctgatttgcactaataatatgacattttgttaaaaatttatccgcctatacatagtcatttctaagatttttgaaaaggaacataGAAGGAGAAAGAACGTTGTTTATAATTACTTTTCCTTAGAATTAGTACCAATTTAGGCAATCTCAATTATGCATAAGTGCAATAATGGTTGCCTACATTCCAATATTTATAAATGTcaagaataaaattaaatctctgggcagactaaaagtggctggaaattactatacaaccaagcatacgaactcatagccaatattaatagtaaacaaactaaatagtaaataaaatagaactttgcgaattaccgacaatcgatatttatttatctgcaccatataataaatagttatgttaaattataacaactaaaatatattttttaaatatatactacccaaaatttgaagTGTCTAAaaatacacttccactatttagaataatttttctttttttaaagaaagaagtctgcaatagtaggatacttgagctattaaaaCTGAGAAGTAGGTAGAGAAGTGACGATATAACAGGAACTGTTATTAATAACTGGTTACTGACAAATAACAGTGACTAATAGTTATCCAATAAATAAGTTACCAGTTATTGagttattttttatatcaagGCAGTTACTTGAGTAAACGATCATTCTGTTAATAGTATTGCAACATACCGAGCTCAGTCCGGTATTACTCGCTTCCTATGCCTAATTTCCGCATTTTAACTGCCTGAATAACCGTCTACCAGTGAATAACTGTCTAGTAGACAGTTATTCACTGGTAGACGGTGACTACCAGAGAATAACAGTCAATATTTTAACGCTAATGTACGTTACTGGAATAACTACTAAGTAAGTTACTAGCGAAAAATAGCCAGTTATTCTGATAGACGGTTATTCTGGTACACGGTTATTCTGGTACACGGTTATTCAGACAGTTAAAATGCGGAAATTACGTATTACGTTTTAGAAGCGAGAGTAAGAAATATTCGTAGATGTAGATACCTACGACATATTACGTAGTAATTATTTAGTGACCACTTATTTATCTTTTTGGGAGTAATGTATGTACCTGACCTGAAACTGTTAATATCAAACTAAAATAGGTATATATTAATCTtaagcatcgagcaaaaagacagatCGATGATCTTAAGACAGCAGAATTTAAATTATTCTGCACTTTTTAACATTATTGAAATTTACATATATGGAGAAAATTACAGTACGGCTTCGTACGTAATACCTTTAATCAATGGCCTCTATGATGTTTGTGGTAATTTAAAACAGAAAACGTGTTCAGAAACTGCTATGAATATTATCTTAGACTTGGAAAAAGGCCTAAGAGAACGATTTGAAAACATCGAAAATAGCCAAACATTAACTATATCTACCTTTTTGGATCCCCGATTCAAAATGATAGCATTCTCTAACCAGAACTacggagaaaatacaaaaaaaaaggttaCAGAATACATAACAAAACTCATATCACAAGAAGTTTATGAAATGAACCAGCCTCCTAAAGAAGAAATTgaacaaaaaaataatgaagatGAAGATGAAATATCAGTTTGGGGAACATTTGAAAAAGCAGCTGCCGTGAATCAACCTAAAGGCACGGCAACGTCCCGCGCTATTATCGAAGTGCAACGTTATTTGGAAGCAGATATTTTGCCGAGACAGGAAAATCCTTTGAACTGGTGGCGTCATAATAGATACAACTATCCTTACATTagccagatggttcagaaaaagTGTTGTGCTATTGCCACATCGGTGCCTTGTGAACGGTTGTTTTCAAAAGCCGGCCAATTGTTGTCTGATAGACGAAGCAGACTTGGTTCAACGAAGGTATAacaattactttttttaagttccAATTCTGCTATTGAAAATTGAATATTCTGCTATTGAATAATAAACTTTATTCATGACATCTTGATTTTATTGTTAGTTGACTGACCTAATGTATATGTATACaatcttatttatttttctaGATTATgccaaaaatattttatctagatttgggcaaatatgcaaataaaaacgTATGAAATATTggcataaatattttaaaagtattttacacaaaaatatgcaTGTTTATATAGAAAATTTGcgtataagaataaaaaattataaacaactcAGGAAGTAGTACTTAtccgttttatttaaaatatcttcaaattttatattaattaacatttatttattttacaaactaagtttatttaatttaatatttaagtatttgGACAAATAAATGATATTACTTCTAATTTAgtaacaataaattattaaaagctgttcaaaattttctaaaaaaaatttatggcttcggtctgagtacatatatttgtaaatggaAAATTTTCTTTCTACATCAATTGATATAATAGGCGTTTTTCAAATTTACAATaatatttggttctaaattaaatGGTTCGGAAAATAAATTTACCTAGTACTTGAACTACCTAAGAAAGAATCTGGTAACTGTTTTTTCCATGATtgctttaaatttttgtaaaatctcCTTTCCAATATTACCTTTAACGTTTTAATACAATGATTCAATCAAATTTTTTGGAATCTTGAAAATATCAAGGTATGACTGTGAT includes these proteins:
- the LOC140451464 gene encoding E3 ubiquitin-protein ligase MIB1-like; this encodes MKILLAKLPRPWIVDEKKDDGYTALHLAALNNHVEVAEQLVLNGKANMDLQNVNLQTALHLAVERQHTQIVRLLVREGANLNVADKDGDTPLHEALRHHTLSQLRQLQDVQDVGKLLMGLGTQGSDKKSSASIACFLAGNGADLTIKNKKGQTPLDLCPDPNLCKTLTKCHKEKQSGEMDMGSHQNTQNSNSNSTLEECLVCSDAKRDILFQPCSHVTCCSACAPRVKKCLICRESVVTRTKIEECLVCSDKKSSVLFKPCNHMCACESCSQIMKKCVTCRAQIEQMVPIAVCAGGLGTISEVEADVEEESKPSTSEIPVIQGPIMNNGGRDTIGTNDIQKLQQQLQDIKEQTMCPVCLDRLKNMIFLCGHGLCQMCGDQMTECPICRKAVEKRILLY
- the mRpL15 gene encoding large ribosomal subunit protein uL15m produces the protein MSNNTTERALNLLRYLPRVCIANIRDNPGARKCTRRGRAQHGGDYHGHGNKGSKARQNYTRLGYETGNNPFYLRFPWEPYYRGHHLKRQYPPLSMLDLQKLIDTNRIDSTKPIDLVAILNTGLFKIYPDQHHFGVQLTDDGADIFDAKINLEVQWATEHVIAAIERKGGVVTSAYYDPHSLQAMVNSKKFFERGIPIPRRMMPPPDAIEHYSDPAKRGYLADPEKISQERLVLAQKYGYTLPKIEEDPLYEMLMERKDPRQIFYGLHPGWVVNLRDKIILKPLEEELQEYYAS